The following coding sequences are from one Halorubrum sp. BOL3-1 window:
- a CDS encoding alpha/beta fold hydrolase: MTSCPTELRTDACTLPDGRTLSYATGGDPDGFPVVVHHGTPGSRLFGALLSAPATEVGVRLLVPDRPGYGRSSPPPSEWFWEDWGKDAVELLDAESIDRAGAVGFSGGGPFALAAATDDRVTRVGLVSTVVLPAENALATLASVPFALRAMFRISKVFASFSGPSAVVSQYTDRSVSDAVADAVATDFHEALDRGARAVERENRSFASASFDPPSDVSVRAWHGTGDENTPLPPVRSLVRERGGTLETVETDHLGALLDCRRTVLEWVSETE, encoded by the coding sequence ATGACGTCTTGCCCCACGGAACTTCGGACGGACGCGTGTACCCTCCCCGACGGACGCACCCTCTCGTACGCGACTGGCGGCGACCCGGACGGGTTCCCGGTCGTCGTCCACCACGGTACGCCTGGGTCGCGGCTGTTCGGGGCGCTGTTGTCGGCGCCCGCGACCGAGGTCGGCGTCCGACTCCTCGTTCCCGACCGGCCGGGATACGGTCGCTCGTCGCCCCCGCCGAGCGAGTGGTTCTGGGAGGACTGGGGGAAAGACGCCGTCGAACTCCTCGACGCGGAGTCGATCGACCGGGCCGGCGCGGTCGGCTTCTCCGGCGGCGGTCCGTTCGCCCTCGCGGCCGCGACCGACGACCGGGTGACCCGAGTCGGTTTGGTCAGCACCGTCGTCCTCCCGGCGGAGAACGCTCTCGCGACGCTCGCGTCGGTCCCGTTCGCGCTGCGCGCGATGTTCCGGATATCGAAGGTGTTCGCGTCGTTTTCCGGCCCGAGCGCGGTCGTCTCGCAGTACACGGACCGATCGGTGTCCGACGCGGTCGCCGACGCGGTCGCGACCGACTTTCACGAGGCGCTCGACCGCGGTGCGCGTGCGGTCGAACGCGAGAACCGGTCGTTCGCGAGCGCGTCGTTCGATCCCCCGTCCGACGTTTCCGTCCGCGCCTGGCACGGCACGGGCGACGAGAACACGCCGCTTCCGCCCGTTCGGTCGCTCGTTCGGGAGCGCGGCGGGACGCTGGAGACCGTCGAGACCGATCACCTCGGTGCGCTGCTCGACTGCCGGCGGACGGTGTTAGAGTGGGTCAGCGAGACGGAGTGA
- the thsA gene encoding thermosome subunit alpha, with the protein MIVLSEESQRTSGKDAQNMNITAGKAVAESVRTTLGPKGMDKMLVDSGGSVVVTNDGVTILKEMDIDHPAANMIVEVAETQEEEVGDGTTSAVVVAGELLDQAEELLDQDIHATTLAQGYRQASEKAKEILEEEAIEVSPDDRDTLVEIAETAMTGKGAENSKDLLAELVVDSVLAVQDDNGIDTENVSVEKVVGSSIDESELVEGVIVDKERVDENMPFAVEDANVALFDGAVEVKETEIDAEVNVTDPDQLQQFLDQEEEQLREMVDHLVDIGTDVVFVGDGIDDMAQHYLAQEGILAVRRAKSDDLQRLARATGGRVVSNLDDIEADDLGFAGSVAQKDIGGDERIFVEDVEEAKSVTLIIRGGTEHVVDEVERAIEDSLGVVRTTLLDGQVLPGGGAPEAELALQLRDFADSVGGREQLAVEAFADALEVVPRTLAENAGLDPIDSLVDLRSRHDGGEFGAGLDAYTGDVIDMEAEGVVEPLRVKTQAIESATEAAVMILRIDDVIAAGDLKGGGTDDGGDEGGPGGAPGGMGGGMGGMGGMGGAM; encoded by the coding sequence ATGATCGTACTTTCCGAGGAGTCGCAGCGTACCTCCGGAAAGGACGCTCAGAACATGAACATCACGGCCGGCAAGGCGGTCGCGGAGTCAGTCCGCACCACGCTCGGCCCGAAAGGGATGGACAAGATGCTCGTCGACTCCGGCGGGTCCGTCGTCGTCACGAACGACGGCGTCACCATCCTGAAGGAGATGGACATCGACCACCCGGCGGCCAACATGATCGTCGAGGTCGCCGAGACGCAGGAGGAGGAAGTCGGTGACGGCACCACCTCCGCGGTCGTGGTCGCCGGTGAACTCCTCGACCAGGCCGAGGAGCTCCTCGACCAGGACATCCACGCGACGACCCTCGCGCAGGGGTACCGACAGGCCTCCGAGAAGGCCAAGGAGATCCTCGAAGAGGAGGCCATCGAGGTCTCCCCGGACGACCGCGACACGCTCGTCGAGATCGCCGAGACGGCGATGACGGGCAAGGGCGCGGAGAACTCCAAGGACCTGCTCGCCGAGCTCGTCGTCGACTCCGTCCTCGCGGTCCAGGACGACAACGGCATCGACACGGAGAACGTCTCCGTCGAGAAGGTCGTCGGCAGCTCCATCGACGAGTCCGAGCTCGTCGAGGGCGTCATCGTCGACAAGGAGCGCGTCGACGAGAACATGCCCTTCGCGGTCGAGGACGCGAACGTCGCGCTGTTCGACGGCGCCGTCGAGGTGAAGGAGACGGAGATTGACGCCGAGGTCAACGTCACCGACCCCGACCAGCTCCAGCAGTTCCTCGACCAGGAAGAGGAGCAGCTCCGCGAGATGGTCGACCACCTCGTCGACATCGGCACCGACGTCGTCTTCGTCGGTGACGGCATCGACGACATGGCCCAGCATTACCTCGCGCAGGAGGGTATCCTCGCCGTCCGCCGCGCGAAGTCCGACGACCTCCAGCGCCTCGCCCGCGCGACCGGCGGCCGCGTCGTCTCCAACCTCGACGACATCGAGGCGGACGACCTCGGCTTCGCCGGCTCCGTCGCCCAGAAGGACATCGGCGGCGACGAGCGCATCTTCGTCGAGGACGTCGAAGAGGCGAAGTCCGTCACCCTGATCATCCGCGGCGGCACCGAACACGTCGTCGACGAGGTCGAGCGCGCCATCGAGGACTCGCTCGGCGTCGTCCGCACGACGCTGCTCGACGGGCAGGTGCTGCCCGGCGGCGGCGCGCCCGAGGCCGAGCTGGCGCTGCAGCTCCGCGACTTCGCTGACTCCGTCGGCGGTCGCGAGCAGCTCGCCGTTGAGGCGTTCGCGGACGCGCTGGAAGTCGTCCCGCGCACCCTCGCGGAGAACGCGGGTCTCGACCCCATCGACTCGCTGGTCGACCTCCGCTCCCGCCACGACGGCGGCGAGTTCGGCGCCGGTCTCGACGCCTACACGGGCGACGTGATCGACATGGAGGCCGAGGGCGTCGTGGAGCCGCTCCGCGTCAAGACCCAGGCCATCGAGTCCGCCACCGAGGCGGCCGTCATGATCCTCCGCATCGACGACGTCATCGCGGCCGGTGACCTCAAGGGCGGCGGCACCGACGACGGCGGCGACGAGGGCGGCCCCGGCGGCGCGCCCGGCGGAATGGGCGGCGGCATGGGCGGCATGGGCGGCATGGGCGGCGCGATGTAA
- a CDS encoding KH domain-containing protein produces the protein MQHVTVPQDRIGVVIGGGGETMREIEERANVRLDIDSESGSVAIEERDDPVAAMVAPDVIKAIGRGFKPETALSILDHDLRTLDLIDLSEHTRNDNDLQRKKGRIIGENGRTRELMEELSGANVVVYGSTVGAVGQPEELEVVRRAVGMLLDGAPHGAVYSYLERMSNELDDDVSFNAPQ, from the coding sequence ATGCAACACGTGACGGTTCCGCAGGACCGGATCGGCGTCGTCATCGGCGGCGGCGGCGAGACCATGCGGGAGATCGAAGAGCGGGCGAACGTGCGGCTCGACATCGACTCGGAGTCGGGCAGCGTCGCCATCGAGGAGCGCGACGACCCCGTGGCCGCGATGGTCGCGCCGGACGTGATCAAGGCGATCGGGCGTGGCTTCAAGCCGGAGACGGCGCTGTCGATCCTCGACCACGACCTCCGGACGCTCGATCTGATCGACCTCTCGGAGCACACCCGTAACGACAACGACCTCCAGCGCAAGAAGGGCCGGATCATCGGTGAGAACGGGCGGACGCGCGAACTCATGGAGGAGCTGTCGGGCGCGAACGTCGTCGTCTACGGGTCGACGGTGGGCGCGGTCGGCCAGCCCGAGGAGCTGGAGGTCGTCCGGCGGGCGGTCGGAATGCTGTTGGACGGGGCTCCGCACGGCGCGGTGTACTCGTACTTGGAGCGCATGTCGAACGAGCTCGACGACGACGTGAGCTTCAACGCGCCCCAGTAA
- a CDS encoding N-acetyltransferase produces the protein MEGETAGRRQGVFVAADRTAETGTEAAAEADAVTGFVDVRWGEETTKPFVGRGEAGVKAVYVRPDRWGRGIGTAPLERGLDALPDRVDTVRLEALAENDVGAGFYEARGFERTDAIERDIAGEPRALDVWTKRV, from the coding sequence GTGGAGGGAGAGACCGCGGGGCGACGACAGGGGGTTTTCGTCGCGGCCGACCGGACGGCAGAGACAGGGACAGAGGCAGCAGCAGAGGCAGACGCGGTCACCGGGTTCGTCGACGTGCGCTGGGGCGAAGAGACCACGAAGCCGTTCGTCGGTCGCGGGGAGGCCGGCGTGAAAGCGGTCTACGTTCGCCCGGACCGATGGGGCCGGGGGATCGGGACCGCGCCGCTGGAGCGCGGACTCGACGCGCTTCCCGACCGCGTCGACACGGTCCGGCTCGAAGCCCTCGCGGAGAACGACGTCGGAGCCGGCTTCTACGAGGCGCGGGGTTTCGAGCGGACCGACGCGATCGAGCGCGATATCGCCGGCGAACCGCGCGCGCTCGACGTGTGGACCAAGCGGGTTTAG
- the rio1 gene encoding serine/threonine-protein kinase Rio1 → MSEDFGLLEPADQPGDEWEQLDVSDTEADRIARRQDREFDEFRKRIKDTEQFKLQESVFDDATLAAVYKLVQDGYVDAFGGPVSTGKEASVFEALGGQAGERPEPGSEAARGGPEGVTPEREVAVKVYRINSSNFRQMRDYLEGDPRFEGIASDKKAVVLAWTRKEFANLKRARKAGVRVPEPIAVQRNVLVMELVGHADDRARRLNEVDVENPETAYEVVREYMRRLYGAGLIHGDLSEYNMIIHDGELVIIDLGQAVTVHHPNAGEFLARDCENVAAFFTRQGIDVDPDDLRDYVTEPDPEPSGEPEGESGGESDRNDD, encoded by the coding sequence ATGAGTGAGGACTTCGGCCTGCTCGAACCCGCGGACCAGCCCGGCGACGAGTGGGAGCAGCTCGACGTCTCCGACACCGAGGCCGACCGGATCGCCCGGAGACAAGACCGCGAGTTCGACGAGTTCCGCAAGCGGATCAAAGACACCGAGCAGTTCAAGCTGCAGGAGTCGGTGTTCGACGACGCGACGCTCGCCGCCGTCTACAAGCTCGTCCAGGACGGCTACGTCGACGCCTTCGGTGGCCCGGTCTCGACGGGCAAGGAGGCGAGCGTCTTCGAGGCGCTCGGCGGGCAGGCGGGCGAGCGGCCGGAACCGGGGTCGGAGGCGGCGCGCGGCGGCCCCGAAGGCGTCACGCCCGAGCGCGAGGTCGCGGTGAAGGTGTACCGGATCAACTCCTCGAACTTCCGGCAGATGCGCGACTACCTCGAAGGCGACCCGCGGTTCGAGGGCATCGCGAGCGACAAGAAGGCGGTCGTGCTGGCGTGGACCCGCAAGGAGTTCGCGAACCTCAAACGGGCGCGCAAGGCGGGCGTGCGGGTTCCCGAACCGATCGCGGTCCAGCGCAACGTCCTCGTGATGGAGCTGGTCGGGCACGCCGACGACCGCGCCCGGCGGCTGAACGAGGTCGACGTGGAGAACCCGGAGACCGCCTACGAGGTCGTCCGCGAGTACATGCGTCGCCTCTACGGCGCGGGGCTGATCCACGGCGACCTCTCGGAGTACAACATGATCATCCACGACGGCGAGCTGGTGATCATCGACCTCGGCCAGGCCGTGACGGTCCACCACCCGAACGCCGGGGAGTTCTTAGCGCGCGACTGCGAGAACGTGGCGGCCTTCTTCACCCGACAGGGGATCGACGTCGACCCCGACGACCTCCGCGACTACGTGACCGAGCCGGATCCGGAACCGAGCGGAGAGCCGGAGGGAGAGTCGGGTGGAGAGTCGGACCGAAACGACGACTAA